One Acropora palmata chromosome 2, jaAcrPala1.3, whole genome shotgun sequence genomic window carries:
- the LOC141873877 gene encoding uncharacterized protein LOC141873877 isoform X1 translates to MSGSSKVEMQQEVVFLCGPPFSGKELYYAQHFSQTHQRIRPQELFQADPFLGLRAVTLKVANLLNKGHSVVIDDGNSNKKTRKSYFNILKNKVPYCTYRAINFHTPTTDGLLICQLAREWEMAYQFECICRNVPFQDTAKDVEHWCEKTALDTPDEEEGFNEIIQVEVQLICDTPFKFVVPALFLQWESLFQDKEEGRSHLHNAAIAAINKWSHSNSFGRIIVLRLNEKQQCGKCACVDEMKEVVKELATKGSVPVFFVHVCAFPWNFERPPNPGLFAWLQRLHTIDLSHRATFFVWSHDSYHNAAMAAGIKCIKASKLFKSPEMINSVLCGLTPQLPLYVKNARLIWSGSLHRLAACVPLFHRVASFHDSTNARDVMVTNNQFYHGVYFKDLETFQSYNSRYQEVAIPTEPASKDLFKKKSCQVPSEQDTCTKEGTPLNIDINTYKLEAAKISPDKQSVDKTMVQPSTSGVNRRIDFVTSLTREDIQSVAQSAGRFRRGGACAKLIRSVSTSVEQDGMLFSGKCLGSQGQLYDVSALLSDKGIVHASCSCPDIASQLGKCKHAIGLLLWCKNENNVKDMNDISSLTDKGNIRHWKEGATNVKSGSDASRGRRRAGDHIPPSKLCNKRVKTKTNADTTLYCLSPEELLQTAKEIVEEYNYSLGNSVSSTADPGKEYLRSDNQQREKVNTTGAKQPFQGNSSRENLSLMEEIPPQARSPGATLPGNSNVPSTLPDALSCASVELHPNELNDRSLQADQKRFKECQQELAISILDHFI, encoded by the exons ATGTCCGGTTCTTCAAAAGTCGAAATGCAGCAAGAAGTTGTCTTTTTGTGTGGCCCTCCTTTTTCG GGCAAAGAACTGTATTATGCTCAACATTTTTCTCAAACACACCAAAGAATACGACCACAGGAGCTGTTTCAAGCTGATCCTTTTCTTGGTCTTAGAGCAGTTACTCTTAAGGTCGCCAATTTATTAAATAAG GGTCATAGTGTGGTTATAGATGATGGAAATAGCAACAAGAAAACCAGAAAATCTTActtcaacattttaaaaaataag GTACCATATTGCACGTATAGGgcaattaattttcatacTCCTACTACTGATGGTTTGTTGATTTGTCAATTGGCCAGAGAATGGGAAATGGCTTATCAATTTGAGTGCATCTGTCGTAATGTTCCATTCCAAGACACTGCAAAGGATGTTGAACATTGGTGTGAGAAAACAGCTTTAG ATACACCTGATGAAGAAGAAGGCTTTAATGAAATAATTCAAGTTGAGGTTCAGCTGATTTGTGACACACCTTTCAAG TTTGTTGTTCCAGCTCTTTTTCTTCAGTGGGAAAGCCTTTTTCAAGACAAAGAAGAAGGACGATCTCATTTGCACAATGCTGCCATTGCTGCCATAAATAAGTGGAGTCACAGTAATTCATTTGGAAGGATAATTGTATTGAGGctgaatgaaaaacaacagt GTGGAAAATGTGCTTGTGTTGACGAAATGAAAGAAGTTGTAAAGGAATTGGCTACAAAG GGATCAGTTCCTGTGTTCTTTGTGCATGTGTGTGCATTTCCTTGGAATTTTGAGAGACCACCTAATCCAGGACTTTTTGCTTGGCTTCAGAGACTCCATACCATTGATCTGTCACACAGG GCAACGTTTTTTGTGTGGTCACATGACAGTTACCACAACGCAGCTATGGCTGCAGGAATCAAGTGTATCAAG GCGAGCAAGCTCTTCAAAAGTCCGGAAATG ATAAATTCCGTGCTTTGTGGATTGACGCCACAGCTTCCCTTGTACGTGAAGAATGCAAGGCTGATTTGGTCTGGGTCCCTTCATAGGCTCGCAGCTTGCGTACCTCTATTCCACCGTGTAGCGTCCTTTCACGATTCTACAAATGCACGTGATGTCATGGTGACAAATAATCAGTTTTACCATGGAGTGTACTTCAAAGACCTAGAGACTTTTCAAAG TTACAACTCTCGGTACCAAGAAGTTGCAATACCAACAGAACCAGCATCAAAGGatcttttcaagaaaaaaagctgTCAAGTTCCAAGTGAACAGGACACGTGCACAAAGGAAGGAACGCCGCTTAATATTGATATCAACACTTACAAACTTGAAGCTGCTAAAATCTCACCCGATAAACAGTCTGTAGACAAAACGATGGTTCAACCATCAA cttCTGGGGTCAACAGaagaattgattttgtaaCAAGTTTAACGCGGGAGGATATTCAGAGCGTTGCACAAAGTGCAGGCCGTTTTAGACGCGGTGGGGCGTGTGCGAAGCTGATAAGAAGCGTCTCAACTTCAGTGGAGCAAGATGGCATGCTTTTTTCAGGCAAAT GTTTAGGTTCCCAAGGTCAGTTGTACGATGTTTCTGCATTGCTTAGTGATAAAG GGATTGTTCATGCCAGTTGTTCATGTCCAGATATTGCTAGTCAACTTGGCAAATGTAAACACGCCATTGGGTTACTACTGTGGTGTAAGAATGAGAACAAT GTCAAAGATATGAACGATATATCAAGTTTAACTGACAAGGGGAATATTAGACATTGGAAAGAGGGAGCGACAAATGTAAAG TCTGGAAGTGATGCAAGCCGTGGAAGGAGAAGGGCAGGGGATCATATACCTCCCTCTAAACTTTGCAACAAAAG ggtgaaaacaaagacaaatgCAGATACTACGCTTTATTGTTTAAGTCCCGAGGAATTGCTTCAAACAGCTAAGGAAATAGTTGAAGAG TACAATTACTCTTTGGGGAACAGCGTCTCATCCACCGCTGATCCAGGCAAGGAATATTTGAGATCAGACAATcagcaaagagaaaaagttAACACTACGGGGGCCAAGCAACCCTTTCAAGGAAACTCCTCAAG AGAAAATCTTTCGTTAATGGAAGAAATTCCACCTCAAGCAAGGTCCCCTGGAGCAACCCTGCCAGGCAATTCTAATGTACCATCCACACTTCCAGATGCTCTATCCTGCGCTTCGGTGGAATTGCATCCAAATGAGCTTAACGATAGAAGCTTGCAAGCTGATCAAAAGCGGTTTAAGGAATGCCAACAAGAATTAGCTATTTCAATCCTGGATCACTTTATTTAA
- the LOC141873877 gene encoding uncharacterized protein LOC141873877 isoform X2: MAYQFECICRNVPFQDTAKDVEHWCEKTALDTPDEEEGFNEIIQVEVQLICDTPFKFVVPALFLQWESLFQDKEEGRSHLHNAAIAAINKWSHSNSFGRIIVLRLNEKQQCGKCACVDEMKEVVKELATKGSVPVFFVHVCAFPWNFERPPNPGLFAWLQRLHTIDLSHRATFFVWSHDSYHNAAMAAGIKCIKASKLFKSPEMINSVLCGLTPQLPLYVKNARLIWSGSLHRLAACVPLFHRVASFHDSTNARDVMVTNNQFYHGVYFKDLETFQSYNSRYQEVAIPTEPASKDLFKKKSCQVPSEQDTCTKEGTPLNIDINTYKLEAAKISPDKQSVDKTMVQPSTSGVNRRIDFVTSLTREDIQSVAQSAGRFRRGGACAKLIRSVSTSVEQDGMLFSGKCLGSQGQLYDVSALLSDKGIVHASCSCPDIASQLGKCKHAIGLLLWCKNENNVKDMNDISSLTDKGNIRHWKEGATNVKSGSDASRGRRRAGDHIPPSKLCNKRVKTKTNADTTLYCLSPEELLQTAKEIVEEYNYSLGNSVSSTADPGKEYLRSDNQQREKVNTTGAKQPFQGNSSRENLSLMEEIPPQARSPGATLPGNSNVPSTLPDALSCASVELHPNELNDRSLQADQKRFKECQQELAISILDHFI, encoded by the exons ATGGCTTATCAATTTGAGTGCATCTGTCGTAATGTTCCATTCCAAGACACTGCAAAGGATGTTGAACATTGGTGTGAGAAAACAGCTTTAG ATACACCTGATGAAGAAGAAGGCTTTAATGAAATAATTCAAGTTGAGGTTCAGCTGATTTGTGACACACCTTTCAAG TTTGTTGTTCCAGCTCTTTTTCTTCAGTGGGAAAGCCTTTTTCAAGACAAAGAAGAAGGACGATCTCATTTGCACAATGCTGCCATTGCTGCCATAAATAAGTGGAGTCACAGTAATTCATTTGGAAGGATAATTGTATTGAGGctgaatgaaaaacaacagt GTGGAAAATGTGCTTGTGTTGACGAAATGAAAGAAGTTGTAAAGGAATTGGCTACAAAG GGATCAGTTCCTGTGTTCTTTGTGCATGTGTGTGCATTTCCTTGGAATTTTGAGAGACCACCTAATCCAGGACTTTTTGCTTGGCTTCAGAGACTCCATACCATTGATCTGTCACACAGG GCAACGTTTTTTGTGTGGTCACATGACAGTTACCACAACGCAGCTATGGCTGCAGGAATCAAGTGTATCAAG GCGAGCAAGCTCTTCAAAAGTCCGGAAATG ATAAATTCCGTGCTTTGTGGATTGACGCCACAGCTTCCCTTGTACGTGAAGAATGCAAGGCTGATTTGGTCTGGGTCCCTTCATAGGCTCGCAGCTTGCGTACCTCTATTCCACCGTGTAGCGTCCTTTCACGATTCTACAAATGCACGTGATGTCATGGTGACAAATAATCAGTTTTACCATGGAGTGTACTTCAAAGACCTAGAGACTTTTCAAAG TTACAACTCTCGGTACCAAGAAGTTGCAATACCAACAGAACCAGCATCAAAGGatcttttcaagaaaaaaagctgTCAAGTTCCAAGTGAACAGGACACGTGCACAAAGGAAGGAACGCCGCTTAATATTGATATCAACACTTACAAACTTGAAGCTGCTAAAATCTCACCCGATAAACAGTCTGTAGACAAAACGATGGTTCAACCATCAA cttCTGGGGTCAACAGaagaattgattttgtaaCAAGTTTAACGCGGGAGGATATTCAGAGCGTTGCACAAAGTGCAGGCCGTTTTAGACGCGGTGGGGCGTGTGCGAAGCTGATAAGAAGCGTCTCAACTTCAGTGGAGCAAGATGGCATGCTTTTTTCAGGCAAAT GTTTAGGTTCCCAAGGTCAGTTGTACGATGTTTCTGCATTGCTTAGTGATAAAG GGATTGTTCATGCCAGTTGTTCATGTCCAGATATTGCTAGTCAACTTGGCAAATGTAAACACGCCATTGGGTTACTACTGTGGTGTAAGAATGAGAACAAT GTCAAAGATATGAACGATATATCAAGTTTAACTGACAAGGGGAATATTAGACATTGGAAAGAGGGAGCGACAAATGTAAAG TCTGGAAGTGATGCAAGCCGTGGAAGGAGAAGGGCAGGGGATCATATACCTCCCTCTAAACTTTGCAACAAAAG ggtgaaaacaaagacaaatgCAGATACTACGCTTTATTGTTTAAGTCCCGAGGAATTGCTTCAAACAGCTAAGGAAATAGTTGAAGAG TACAATTACTCTTTGGGGAACAGCGTCTCATCCACCGCTGATCCAGGCAAGGAATATTTGAGATCAGACAATcagcaaagagaaaaagttAACACTACGGGGGCCAAGCAACCCTTTCAAGGAAACTCCTCAAG AGAAAATCTTTCGTTAATGGAAGAAATTCCACCTCAAGCAAGGTCCCCTGGAGCAACCCTGCCAGGCAATTCTAATGTACCATCCACACTTCCAGATGCTCTATCCTGCGCTTCGGTGGAATTGCATCCAAATGAGCTTAACGATAGAAGCTTGCAAGCTGATCAAAAGCGGTTTAAGGAATGCCAACAAGAATTAGCTATTTCAATCCTGGATCACTTTATTTAA
- the LOC141873878 gene encoding Golgi-associated plant pathogenesis-related protein 1-like translates to MGDDSQATDVLNEVRGQERNKEEIFDTMKQYKAEKEIQDSRRPETQVFGKEINKEKNKGLLAAALSDDDKQTGDNSDDSIAEDAVFQEALLAHNRFRALHHVLPLQWNATLAEQAQNTAESVAGDPSTFQGEPVGENIAQIWHDLQRAPLKATTIWYAEKKTYSYSYPVLTDNVKHFTQMIWKGTTQLGMGAAPSPSGKYVIVVALYRPTGNDVHRLRDNVQKPGPDEDVYATIKTEITKPRDYKKEKLLEGF, encoded by the exons ATGGGCGATGATAGTCAAGCCACGGATGTGCTGAACGAAGTAAGAGGCCAAGAGAGAAACAAGGAGGAAATCTTCGACACTATGAAACAGTATAAAGCTGAGAAAGAAATTCAAGACAGCAGGAGACCAG AGACCCAGGTGTTTGGGAAAGAGataaacaaggaaaagaaTAAAGGCTTGCTTGCAGCTGCTCTTTCGGATGATGACAAACAGACAGGAGATAATAGTGATGACTCCATTGCAGAAG ATGCAGTATTTCAGGAAGCGCTCTTAGCTCACAACAGATTCAGGGCGCTTCATCATGTTCTTCCTCTACAATGGAACGCTACATTAGCCGAACAAGCTCAAAATACAGCTGAATCAGTGGCTGGGGACCCATCGACCTTTCAGGGTGAACCAGTCGGTGAAAACATTGCCCAAATATGGCATGACCTCCAACGAGCACCACTTAAAGCCACTACCATATGGTACGCTGAAAAAAAGACCTACAGTTATTCTTATCCGGTGCTGACTGACAATGTAAAACACTTCACACAAATGATCTGGAAAGGCACAACTCAGTTAGGAATGGGTGCAGCGCCAAGCCCAAGCGGAAAGTACGTCATAGTAGTGGCATTATATCGTCCTACTGGAAATGACGTTCATCGCCTCAGAGATAATGTACAGAAACCTGGGCCCGATGAGGATGTGTATGCGACAATTAAGACAGAAATTACCAAACCACGCGATTacaagaaggaaaaacttCTTGAGGGATTCTAA
- the LOC141873879 gene encoding uncharacterized protein LOC141873879, with protein sequence MAWFRSNVNQFAQGDEQDPIYNGFLFNRQHQRNPGPSGLFLQNQFIPPTSLHLPQPSALTPASEIPSTSSVVQSPSSEILSTSQSSNAAQGRGNHWSSTETRTLIFSYREHAEALARAKSPQRKKAIWQTILQAFKESCQDNGIESEKTLTQLKEKWKSLVDKYKKIKDNNKATGRGRESFEFFEELDSFLGCRDKISPRYMCETDIFTDSPDRDSSTGESTSTSTSARSSNSDGEEADDDKSTQAKTREDPPKKAGKHKAEKKREQTGPNPRKMEKRKKTDERESLIELLQGQQEMMMKAEERDRLAMQELMKFEMEAEKRHQDFTLAALKELGNIFNKKD encoded by the exons ATGGCCTGGTTCAGATCGAACGT AAACCAGTTTGCCCAGGGAGACGAACAGGACCCGATCTATAAtggatttcttttcaatcgGCAACATCAACGGAATCCAGGGCCAAGCGGATTGttccttcaaaatcaattcatcCCACCAACTTCACTTCATTTACCTCAACCAAGCGCCCTCACACCAGCCAGCGAAATTCCGTCAACGTCGAGCGTAGTTCAATCACCATCAAGCGAAATTCTTTCCACTTCGCAATCAAGCAACGCTGCTCAAGGTCGCGGGAATCATTGGTCTTCCACCGAAacaagaacattaattttctcctACCGGGAGCATGCCGAGGCTCTCGCTCGAGCTAAAAGCCCTCAGAGAAAAAAGGCCATATGGCAAACTATCCTACAGGCATTCAAAGAGAGCTGCCAGGATAATGGAATTGAAAGCGAGAAAACATTGACGCAGCTAAAGGAAAAGTGGAAGAGTCTTGTCGACAAATACAAGAAGATCAAAGATAACAACAAAGCTACCGGAAGAGGACGTGAGTCTTTTGAATTCTTCGAAGAGCTTGACTCCTTCTTAGGGTGCCGGGACAAGATTAGCCCGAGATACATGTGCGAAACCGATATTTTCACCGATAGTCCGGACAGGGATTCCTCAACAGGAGAGTCGACCTCAACGTCAACAAGTGCCAGAAGTTCAAATTCTGATGGAGAAGAAGCGGATGATGACAAATCCACGCAAGCAAAAACCCGAGAAGATCCGCCGAAAAAAGCAGGAAAGCACAAAGCAGAAAAGAAACGAGAACAAACCGGTCCAAAtccaagaaaaatggaaaagcgAAAAAAGACTGACGAACGGGAGAGTCTGATTGAATTGTTGCAGGGTCAACAAGAAATGATGATGAAGGCAGAGGAACGAGATCGCTTGGCAATGCAGGAACTGATGAAGTTTGAAATGGAAGCCGAAAAGAGGCACCAAGATTTTACTCTCGCTGCTTTAAAGGAGCTCggaaatatttttaacaagAAAGACTGA
- the LOC141874120 gene encoding uncharacterized protein LOC141874120 gives MALQAVTAMMILLNIVGQNCFHVTLEGRQDEDFHSFELFTETDEDISDNEQYNDVEQQASLADGSNKEGDYKLRSLPEYHVDTKADFEGNQEAIDWLMKDPNEYNVKSYVDSDDIGNSNSLNHFADVSYEHNDNDHDDDAETESEDHQTYESKINHATSAKDTSVPRVNHDMYEDEVNIVDDRQSRNKGEWNDQLDNVDNEGYQFSVDENRRKDERSWQNKEEDPQDDIYDDKHSQYDFEKGSRETTLKNLNNRIRNQDAKLVDEVENFQDIDNSGHFDDSDILGNLDEQRDQPEHSGTTKDYDDNSYSREDNLLPRKRKAKNKDAESENESENHYANDISSISHPLKGEYPDIRGNKSDSKFDQTSKDNYENSNDRADKTFTEKAKAESKIGIDDSVDSVRNTEESDKIGKRKEKKANGKGNNESTTPYVTEQTFPKATHKELHSDSKGEEVKSSYKHNPANRHILFTTKSRKRYREENKSKEIKENEVISMNENVGIGNGNHHQDDKLVHLKGRHDKQIPTDSNALKNVTIITASSKEDNGQPPGNGESSRTSSASLEKQLAFKNQNQQRQKQLISTDVVVDHGKKVTAWIVNPQAGKHFTDNDKNKTQNSASGAYRGSLSEKKFSGVVTTLEKPLLTSQINNSKERNMVYNKLKDIESNLKGITQKQKLRSPLREPPIITELSAYLAEGKHDKTNQGRAPTTTGVRRDEANYAPPTNDYSLADLQRLQRIVSYLRGAAVTRSSPTKSYGFNPSSLSLKSLYYYPMHPTPQEESAATTGTKDSLFSEWNDWSTCSVSCGKGTSVRGRVCLVSTCSQNDLFQTKGCHQTICADELKEESLEEHNNLRHKHFAQPLSWSNALAKKAQKIANSLATKDFLTLDDLQEQQGESVAQVQYTNQHLAKRAIDKWYSEINSYSFSYPKINSKTKHFVQIVWKEAKEMGLAVARRPSGDYAFVVALYSPAINSKKHLQQNVLRPGVGNDLYSTFKRRR, from the exons ATGGCCCTCCAAGCAGTGACCGCAATGATGATTTTGCTAAATATTGTTGGTCAGAACTGTTTCCATG TCACCCTAGAGGGAAGGCAAGACGAAGACTTTCACTCCTTTGAACTTTTCACGGAGACGGACGAAGACATCTCTGATAACGAGCAATACAACGACGTTGAACAGCAGGCATCATTAGCTGATGGTAGTAATAAAGAAGGAGATTACAAGCTTAGAAGCTTGCCTGAATATCACGTGGACACCAAAGCAGACTTTGAGGGGAATCAAGAAGCTATCGACTGGCTTATGAAAGACCCCAACGAGTACAATGTCAAATCATATGTGGATAGCGATGACATCGGAAATTCAAATAGTTTAAATCACTTCGCAGATGTCTCTTATGAGCACAATGATAATGACCATGACGATGACGCTGAGACTGAAAGTGAAGATCACCAAACCtatgaaagtaaaataaatcATGCTACGTCTGCAAAGGACACAAGTGTTCCAAGAGTTAATCACGACATGTACGAAGATGAGGTGAATATTGTAGACGACAGGCAAAGCAGAAACAAAGGAGAATGGAACGATCAACTGGATAATGTCGACAATGAGGGATACCAATTCTCAGTTGatgaaaacagaagaaaagatGAAAGATCATGGCAAAACAAGGAAGAAGATCCACAAGATGACATCTATGATGACAAACATTCGCAatatgattttgaaaaaggctCTCGTGAAACTACATTGAAAAATCTAAACAACCGAATAAGAAATCAGGATGCAAAGCTAGTGGATGAAGTAGAAAACTTTCAAGACATCGACAATTCTGGACATTTTGACGATTCTGATATTTTGGGAAACCTTGATGAACAAAGGGATCAACCAGAACATTCTGGAACAACGAAGGATTACGACGATAATTCCTATTCCAGAGAAGATAACCTGCTTCCTAGGAAACGAAAAGCTAAAAATAAAGACGCTGAGAGTGAAAATGAGAGTGAGAACCACTATGCAAACGATATCAGTTCAATATCACATCCACTTAAGGGGGAATATCCTGACATTCGTGGAAACAAAAGTGATAGTAAATTCGATCAAACAAGCAAAGACAATTATGAGAACAGCAACGATCGAGCAGACAAAACGTTTActgaaaaagcaaaagctGAGAGCAAAATTGGAATTGACGATTCAGTTGATTCTGTCAGGAACACCGAGGAATCTGACAAAATTggaaagaggaaagaaaagaaagctaaTGGCAAAGGGAACAATGAAAGCACCACACCTTATGTCACCGAACAAACGTTTCCAAAAGCCACACATAAGGAACTACACAGTGACAGCAAGGGAGAGGAGGTTAAGAGCAGCTACAAGCATAATCCGGCAAATCGTCATATTCTCTTCACGACTAAAAGCAGAAAACGCTACAGAGAAGAgaataaaagcaaagaaataaaagaaaacgaagTAATTTCtatgaatgaaaatgttgGTATTGGAAATGGAAACCATCACCAAGACGACAAATTAGTTCACTTGAAAGGTCGACATGATAAGCAAATTCCAACGGACAGCAATGCTTTGAAAAACGTAACAATAATAACCGCTTCCTCCAAAGAAGATAATGGTCAACCTCCAGGTAATGGGGAAAGTTCACGCACTAGTTCAGCATCACTGGAGAAACAGCTTGcttttaaaaatcaaaatcaacaaCGGCAAAAGCAGCTTATTTCCACAGATGTTGTCGTAGACCATGGCAAAAAAGTAACGGCATGGATAGTCAACCCACAAGCCGGAAAGCACTTTACTGATaacgacaaaaataaaactcagAATTCAGCTTCTGGTGCGTACCGAGGATCCCTTTCCGAGAAGAAATTCAGTGGAGTCGTTACAACTTTAGAAAAACCTCTTTTAACATCGCAGATCAATAACAGCAAAGAACGAAATATGGTGTATAACAAACTGAAGGATATTGAGTCAAACTTAAAGGGAATTACACAGAAACAGAAGTTACGATCTCCACTCAGGGAACCTCCGATAATAACAGAGTTAAGTGCATACCTTGCAGAAGGAAAACACGACAAAACTAACCAAGGAAGAGCGCCTACAACGACGGGTGTCAGGAGAGACGAGGCAAACTACGCTCCTCCAACTAATGATTACTCATTAGCTGATCTACAGAGGCTACAAAGAATTGTGTCTTACTTGAGGGGAGCGGCAGTTACCAGATCCTCTCCGACAAAATCTTATGGATTCAATCCCAGCAGCCTCTCCTTAAAAAGCCTTTACTATTACCCCATGCACCCAACACCACAAGAAGAAAGTGCTGCTACAACAGGAACGAAAG ATTCTTTATTCAGTGAGTGGAACGACTGGTCAACATGTTCAGTGTCCTGCGGCAAAGGAACATCTGTAAGAGGACGCGTTTGTCTTGTCTCCACATGCTCACAAAATGACTTGTTTCAGACAAAGGGGTGCCATCAAACTATTTGTGCAG ATGAGTTGAAAGAAGAATCGCTTGAAGAGCACAATAACTTAAGACACAAACATTTCGCTCAGCCACTTTCTTGGTCAAATGCTTTGGCAAAGAAGGCACAGAAGATTGCAAATTCCCTGGCAACAAAGGATTTTCTCACCCTTGATGACCTCCAAGAGCAGCAAGGAGAAAGTGTGGCTCAAGTGCAGTATACCAATCAACATTTGGCTAAAAGGGCCATAGATAAGTGGTACAGCGAAATAAACTCTTACAGCTTTTCTTATCCTAAGATAAACAGCAAAACGAAACATTTTGTGCAAATTGTTTGGAAGGAAGCAAAGGAAATGGGACTAGCTGTTGCCAGAAGACCAAGTGGTGATTACGCATTCGTTGTTGCACTTTACAGTCCAGCAATTAACAGTAAAAAACACCTGCAACAAAATGTTCTTCGTCCTGGAGTAGGGAATGACTTGTACTCAACATTTAAAAGAAGACGTTag